CACGCGGGCGAGGTACTCCAGGTTCACCTGGTGGACGATCCCGGTGTCGGGCGGGACGACCTTGAAGTTGTCGAACGCGTTCTGGCCCCACCGCAGGAAGGCGTAGCGCTCGCGGTTGCGGGCGAACTCCAGCTCGGCGTTGACGATCAGGGCGCGGGAGGTGCCGGCCTCGTCGACCTGGACCGAGTGGTCGATCACCAGCTCGACCGGCTGCAGCGGGTTGATCCGCCGGGGGTCGCCGCCCAGGGTCTTCACGGCGTCGCGCATGGCGGCCAGGTCGACCACGGCGGGGACGCCCGTGAAGTCCTGCAGGAGCACGCGGCTGGGCCGGAAGGCGATCTCGCGGTCGGGGTCGGCCTTGGGATCCCACTGCGCCAGGGCGCGGACGTCGTCCGCGGTGACGGTCGAGCCGTCCTCGAAGCGGAGCAGGTTCTCCAGCAGCACCTTGAGCGAGAACGGCAGGCGCGAGGCGTCCAGGCCGTGGTCGGCCAGCGCGCCCAGGCGGTAATACTGGTAGGTCCGACCGTCCACGGACAGCGGCGCCTGAGCGCCGAACGACTTGGGCATCGCCCGTCCCTTCGATACATGCGGAGGCCCCCGTCCGATCCGGGAGGGGGCCTCGGGTTGATTCCGTCGGTGCGAGGGCGAGGCGACCGGGGCCGGCCGGGCGCGGTCGACGCGCCCGGCCGCGGCCTCGCCTTCGGGATCATCCCACAAATTGTATGGGAAGCGGCCCCGGGACCAAACCCATTTCCGCCCCGCGGTCGAGGAACAGCTTGACCGCCTCGCGGCCCTCGGGGCCGTAGTCGACCGTCCGCTGGTTGACGTACATCCCCACGAACTCGTCGGCGAGGGCGGGGTCGAGGTCGCGGGCGTAGGTCAGGGCGTAGTCGAGCGCCTCTTTGCGGTGGTCCAGGGCGTACTGGATGCTCTCCTTGAGGAGCCGGGCGATCTTCGCGATCAGCTCGTCGCCCAGGTCCTTGCGGACGACGTTGCCCCCCAGCGGCAGCGGCAGGCCGCGGTTCTCTTCGTTCCACCAGACGCCCAGGTCGAGGACCTGGTGCAGGCCCTTCTCCTGATAGTAGAGCTGGCCCTCGTGGATGATCACGCCGGCCGCGACCTCGCCGGAGGCGACCGCCGGCAGGACGGCGTCGAACTCCATCTGGACGACCGGGACGTCCTTGCCGAGGCAGAGCTGCAGCGCCAGGAAGGCCGAGGTCATCGTGCCGGGGACGGCGATCGTCTTGCCCTTGAGCTGCTCCAGCGTCATGGGCTCGCGGGTCACGATCTTGGGGCCGTAACCCTCGCCCATGCTCGCGCCCGAGGCCAGCAGGGCGTATTTGTCGGCGACGTAGGCGAAGGCGTGGATGCTGATCGCCGAGACTTCCAGCTCGCCGGCCATCGCCCGCTTGTTGAGGGTCTGGATGTCTTCGAGCTGGTGCACGAAGCGGAGCCCGCCGGTGTCGATGCGGTCGTGGGTCAGGGCGTAGAACATGAAGGCGTCGTCGGAGTCGGGGCTGTGGCCGACCCGGATGATCGTCTCGCCGGTGCTCATCGAAGGGCCTTTCTCGGACGGGGACGGGGGGCGTCGCCCGGGAAAAACACGCCGGCCCCGGTCGCCCTGGGGAGGGCGCCGGAGCCGGCGGGGGAAGCGGAGGAAGTTCTCACGACGGGCGGGGGCCTGTCACTGGCCGGGCTTGACCGCGGCCGCGGCCGCCGCCGGGGCCTGGGCCGGCGCCAGCGCGGGGCCGCGCGCGGCCGGGGGTCGGCGCGGGGGCGGAGGTGGTCTCGCCGCCGCCGACGCCCAGCATCTCGATGGCGTCGAACGGGTCGACCGTGTTGTCGGCCTCGGCCGCCGCCAGCAGGTCCTTGAACGGCATGGTGTCGGGGACCGGCTCGCCGAGCTGCCGCAGGACGCGGACGTAGCGCTTGACGACCAGGCCCGTGTCCTTCTTGTTCAGGTCGTCCTCGCGGTAGGTCGGGAAGTTCTTGAGGTTCTCGTTCCAGATGGCCAGGCCGTCGTGGAACTTGCCCGAGGCCAGCGCGAAGTCGCCGGTCTTGTAGGCCTTGGTCCCCTCGTAGAAGAGCTGGCGGGCGCTGACCCCTTCGGGGGTCATCTCGGCCTGGCACCGCTCCTTCCAGTAGCGGTAGTTCATCTGGTCGGCCCAGCGGTTGGTCCAGTACTGGCCGTTCTCGGTGAGGGTCTTGTAGCGCTCGGGGACGGTGGCGTCGTCGAGCCGGACCTCGTCGCGGACCAGCTTGCCGTCGCGCATGACCTCGTTGTGCGACATGAACATGTGCGAGCCGAACTCGACCCATTCCTTGAGGGCCTTCGCCCACTCGTTCTTGGCGACCTCGCCGAAGGTGGCCTCGATGCCGGTCATGCTCATCTTCTCGAGGGCCGCGGCGTAGTGGGTCTGGGCGTGCGAGGGCATCGAGCGGAAGGCGATGTCGTCGGCCCGGCCCTTGCGCTGGGGGCTGCGGTCGACGTACTGGATGGTGTCGGCCGTGCCGCCGCCGAGCCGGGTGCCGCCCTCGTCGACGAGCTTCACGGCGCGGCTGAACCAGCCGTAGCCGAGCTGGAAGTTGTCGTTGCGGACGACCTCCTGGCCGGTCTCGGGGTCGCGGTAGGTCTTGAAGGCCTCGTCCTCGTCGTCGCGGAAGAGGCGGCGGAGGATGATCGACTCGTCCGAGAAGCCCAGCTTGTGGTAGTAGAACCAGGCGGTGTCCCAGATCAGGTCGGGCGACCGCTGGTTGTTCTCGACGCCCTTCTGGACGAACTTGATCCCCTGCTTGATCCACTCGTACTTGTCTTCGGGGGCGTCCCACTCGACGGAGACGTTGTAGGCCAGGTTCCAGCCCTGGAAGGTCCAGATCGAGAGGAAGTGGGGCTGGAGCTTGGTGATCAGGTCGACCGTGGCCTTGAGGCGGTCCCAGTCGTGGTTCTTCTTGTAGTCCTCGGCCTGGATCCACAGGTAGTTGGCGACGATGCCGCGGAACCCGCCGAGCAGGAACAGCTTCATCATGAAGCTGCCGGTGTCGATCTGGCCGATGGCGGCCTCGCCGAGGTCCTTCTCGGTCTTCACCCGGTTGAGCCACTGGGTGTAGGGATACATCGCGCTGAAGAGCAGCACGATGACCAGGCCGTAGATGATCTTCTTGGTCTGGTTGGACGGCCTCATGCGGCCACCTCGCGATTCTTGAGGATGAAGTATCCGGCGATGGAGAAAGGCAGGGCGTACGCCAGGGCGAGCAGCGTGTTCGAGACCATCAGCCGCCAGTCGACCGCGAAGCCGTCGGCGACCGTGTTGGTGACGTCCAATACCTGGAAGTTGGGGACGACGTAGACCAGCATCGACATCAGCGGCATCACCAGCGAGTCGAGCGACTTGGCGACCACGACGCCCGCGGTCGGCGCCAGCTCGGACATCTGGTTGTCGTGCGTGACCAGCCGGATGAGCGACTCGAACGGGCCGCCGCCCAGCACGGCCTGGCGGGTGAAGTCGATCAGGAAGCCGAAGGCGAGCTGGCCGGCGATGAAGAAGGCGATCGTCGTCAGCAGCGCCACGGGCCAGCTCAGGAAGGTGCCGGCGAACACGCCGATGGCGGTGAGCACCATGGCCTGCAGCCAGATGCCGAACAGGCCCTTCATGTAGTTGCGGCCGAAGTTGCCGTTGCTGGAGAGCAGGTACAGGTCGCTCTCGGCCATCCCCAGGTACTGGGTCGGGCTCATGCAGCGGACCTCGATCTTCAGCGAGCCCAGCGACCCCACGAGCTGCTCGGCGGGGACCTCCAGGCGGTTCGTGTAGTATTCCTTGATCGGGAAGACGTTGGCGAACTTGGCCCCGGTCGCCGAGTTGTTGACCTCGATCTCGGCGAAGACGGGCTTGCCGACCTCGCCCTTGGTCGTGCGGTAGATGTTGAACGTCATCTCGACGGTGACCGGCGGGGCGTGCAGCGCGGCGGCGTCCTCGGCCTTGCCGCCGGCGTCCAGCTCTTCGGCCCGGGCCGCGAGCGCCTCGTAGGCGGCCTTGGCGCGGTCGGAGTCGGCCTTGAGGCGGGCGATCGAGGCGTCGAGCCGGCCGGCCTGGGCGGGGGCCACGTTGGGCTGGGCCTTCTCCTGCTCGGCCGCGGCGACCTGCGCCTGCAGCTCCAGCATCTTGTTCTGCTCGGCCTCGACGGTCCCGTCCGGGAGGAACTGGGCGACGTCGATGCGGCGGTCGAGGAGGATGGGCCGGTTGGGGGGCGAGAACGGGTCGGGGACCACGCCGAACCGCCAGATGGCCGTCGCCGCGGTGGCGCCCTCGATGTGGCTTCGGGGCTCCTTCATCGACTGCTCCTGGCCGACGTCGATCCCCATCGCGTGGGGCGTCCCCTTGGAGTCGAGGAACGAGAGCGAGCCCTTGACCGGCACGCGGGCCGCCATGCGCGAGGCGAGCTGGCCGGCCTGCTCGCGGAGCTGGTTGGCGTCGCGGGTGCGGCCGTCGGCCTCGGCCTTCTCGGCCGCCGCGACGGTGCGGTCGATCTGGCCCTTCACGGTCCGCCAGAGGTAGGCCAGGCTGACGCCGCCGAAGACGGCGACCAGGACCGTCACCAGGGCCATGAAGCCGAGCATCCGGCCCCAGATGATCTCGATCCGCCGCACCGGCTTGGTGACGACGGTGTAGATCGTCTGCTGCTGGATGTCGGTCGGCAGGCTGATGGGGGCGAGGATCGTCACCATCGCGGTGAGCAGCAGCGAGCAGAGGAGCGTGAGCGTGCCGACGTAGAGCCGGCCCATCTCGGCCGCCCGCGGCGGCTGGAGGAACCAGTGGGTGAACGCCAGCACCATCCCGAAGACGATGACGACGACCCAGGGGGCCCACATCTTGCGGTTCGACTCGTAGA
The DNA window shown above is from Paludisphaera mucosa and carries:
- a CDS encoding menaquinone biosynthesis family protein — translated: MSTGETIIRVGHSPDSDDAFMFYALTHDRIDTGGLRFVHQLEDIQTLNKRAMAGELEVSAISIHAFAYVADKYALLASGASMGEGYGPKIVTREPMTLEQLKGKTIAVPGTMTSAFLALQLCLGKDVPVVQMEFDAVLPAVASGEVAAGVIIHEGQLYYQEKGLHQVLDLGVWWNEENRGLPLPLGGNVVRKDLGDELIAKIARLLKESIQYALDHRKEALDYALTYARDLDPALADEFVGMYVNQRTVDYGPEGREAVKLFLDRGAEMGLVPGPLPIQFVG